DNA sequence from the Methanothermobacter sp. genome:
GGAACGGCACTCTTAAGGGGATCAAATGTCTCAGGGTTCTTAACCTCCATGCAAATCATGCTGACCTTTGAGTGGAGTGATGTGGGGAGTCTCAGTATCCTCTTGAGGTCAATTGTGACCTTGGCATCCACCATCTTCATGTTTATCCCTGCAATCCCGGCAACCAGCCGGGGGTAGACCCTTGGGCCTATCCTCCTCTTGAACTCCCCCCACCTGTCCTCAAGGAGGAGTTCCCTGTTCTTCACAACTTCACGGACCGTCCTTGCCGTGACATTCTCTATCCTCTCATCACCCCTCATGTGGAGGAAGACGTGCTTCGCCCTCTCTGTGAAGACCCTGTGGTACCCTAGGGGGATGGAGAAGTGTTCCATCTCATAGGATTCGCCGCTGTGTATGAATTTCCTCCTGGGCCTGCGTGCACCGGCGGTGTACCTCAGGATCTCAGCCCTCACCTCTGATCCAAGTTCCATGACCCCCGGGTCAAGGACCCTTATATGGTATCCCCTCCCCGAGTATACCACGTGCACGTCCCCCAGTCCCAGGTCACCCCTGAGGGTGTCAACCATCATGAGGACCAGTTCCCTTGCCTCATCAAGGCACGTTTCACAGACCCCCTCACAGTCACATGACCTCACAGGAAGGTCCTTGGCGTCCACGTCAAAGATGAGTTCAGATCGCTGCCATCCCCTCCTCTTACCCGGCTCCCTGTAGAATGCGACGGAGGAGTATGCTGCAAATGGGAACCTTGCCCTCATGAACCTTGAAAGGCGTTTCTCATCATCGAATACCCTGTACCTGTCGCTGGGGCCCCTGCCTGTGTGGTCAAATCCGAACTCCCTCATATGGATGTTCCTGGCTATGAATTCCGGGAGTTTCCTTACATCCCACTCTTCACGGTAGTACCTCTTCCTCTCAAGGGGTGTTGCGGCCTCAAAGATCCTATCAGTCCTCCCCTTCCTGTTCTGACTTCCCCCTGTGGAGCTCCCACCTCTTCCTGTTGTAGTAGGTGAGGGGGTTGGTGATCCTCCTGCAGAGCTCATCGGGTCTGCAGAGGTCGGGTAGGTGTATTTTGATCTTCTCGCAGCTCATGGGGGTGTACCATTTACTCTCACCCTCATGTTCGGGTTCCGGTTCATCATGAACCCCAAATCCCAGCTTCGCGGTTATGTTCAGCTTCTCCTGGGGGTCGTCCTCAAATAGGGGTGGTTCACACCTCTCTGCTGCCCCATATATTATGGGGAGTATCTCCTCCCTGATCACCCGCAGTTCAGGGTCAAGGTCTGAAACCTTAAGGGGTGTCCTGTCCCTGAAGACCGACGGGTATAACCTTGCATAGGATATGAATGAGGTGAGCAGGAGGACTATGGCGTCGTTCCTGTTACCGGACTTCACACCATCCAGGGTCCCCCTTATGCATGGGGGGAATGCATCCGGGACGAGTTTACCTGGCCCTGCAGATTTAACCGGCCCGCCCCTGAATGATGTGACCTCATTAACAGTCTCCCTTATCCTTTCTGCTGTTTCAAGGATGATGGGGTGGGGTTCCACTGTGGAGCTCATCTCAGCGACCCTCTCAATGTATTCCTCAGTCTTCTGCATTATTATACGGGATATCATTGTCTCCTTGAGTTCCAGACCCACAAGTGCCTCGTAGAGACTCCTGGGGTCCCTGTCAGTTATCAGATCCTGGAATGTCATGAGGAATTCATCCTCATCAATCACCACCCTCCCCCTGTGGAGTATGAGGTCCGTGAGCCTCAGCTTACCTGATCCGATGAGTTCTGATAGTTCCATCCAGCTGGTTCCTTCGGATCCAAGTTCAATGAGGACTTCCTCGATTATCTCATCCCTTTCACCTCCAAGGATCCTGAAGCGGTCCTCCACAAGGGCCCCTGTAGATTCAACAACCAGTCTTACCTCCCTCGACCCCCTTCTGAAACCTGCCCCTGCCGCCTGTGCAAGGACATAGAATGCAATTACATCGTACTCCTCTATTTCGGGGTTCATGAGGTATGCGTAGTCCCCATGGTCAAAACCCCTCCTCTGCCGCCTGAGGTACCATTCCAGTCTCTTGATGGCAAGGTCACCTATGCTCCCCGGGAGTAGTGAATTGTCATCAAGGTTCTGGCCCCTTGTACGTTTAACCGTATCGAGGAGTGCGCTGCTGACCTCAAATACCGTCTCAGGGGATCCATAGTTTCTTACAATTTCCCTGGCATCCTCTGAGAATGGGTTTATGAAAAGTGAAGACACCATGTTTAAACTGTTTACTGATATGACCCATAAAGATATGGGTACATGCTTCACAGTTACCATGATATAGCAGTTCAGCAAGGATTCTGCCCAGAAGCCATGAAAGGGCACATATAAACCTTGATGTTCTGAAGGGGCCCCTGAACTGGTTCCATGAAAATGGAGATGGTTTTAAATTCCCTCACATAAATTTATATAGAGGTAAACCGTAAATTTAAACTGTATCTTAATGATATTACCCCATCTTATTCTAACCCGTTTCATGATTCAAGGAGGAGTTTGAGTTGAGCAAAGTATTTATCACCTGCGCACTTCCCTATGCCAATGGGCCCACGCATCTCGGTCATCTGAGGTCAACCTACATACCCGCAGATATATATGCAAGGTACAGGCGGCTGCGGGGTGACGATGTCCTGTTTGTGTGCGCCACAGATGAACACGGGACACCCATAGCCGTCAAGGCAGAGAGTGAGGGCCTGGAACCCATTGAAGTTGCCACACGGTACCATGATATGATAAAACGCGACCTTGAGGAATGCGACATATCCTTTGACAGTTTCACAAGGACAACCGATGAGCTGCACTACGACATAGCCCAGAATTTCTTCCTGAAACTCTATGAGAAGGGTTACATATACGAGAAGGACATAAAGCAGCTCTACTGCAACAGCTGCCAGCGTTTCCTCCCGGATAGATACGTTGAGGGGACCTGTCCCCACTGCGGAGGTGAGGGTGCCCGTGGAGACCACTGCGAGAGCTGTGGAAGGCACCTTGAACCCCTCCAGCTTGAGGATCCCATGTGCATGGTGTGCGGGTCGGAGCCAGTGGTGAGGGATTCAAGGCACTACTTCTTCCGCCTCAGCCAGTTCCAGGATGAACTCATGGAATGGATTGAGGAATCAGATATGCCCTCAAATGTCAAGAACTATGCCCTGCAGTGGCTCAGGGAGGGCCTCAGGGACTGGATACTCACAAGGGACATGGACTGGGGGGTCCCTGTACCCCTTGAGGGAAATGATGGTAAGATAATCTATGTCTGGGGTGAGGCCTTCCTCGGATACATTTCATCTGCTGCAACCTGGAGCAGAAGAACCGAAAGGCCCTGGAGGGACTACTGGGATGCAGGCGCAGTTCACTTCATAGGAAAGGACATAATATACCACCACGCCATATTCTGGCCTGCCCTGCTCATGGCCTACGGGTGCAGAACTCCTGAGAACATCATAGCCGGGGAGTACCTCTCACTTGAGGGGAGGAAGATGTCCACCAGTAAGAACTGGGTTGTCTGGACATCAGATTTCCTTGAAAGATTCCCCAGGGACCTTCTGAGGTACTACCTCACAGTCAACGCCCCCCTGACCAGGGACACCGATTTCTCATGGGACGACTTCCAGAGGAGGGTCAACGATGAACTGGCGGATGTCCTTGGAAACTTCCTCCACCGGACATTCTCCTTCACAGGGAGGTTCTTTGATGGCAGGGTACCTGAACCATCAGAACTCACACCAGAGGACGAGGAGTTCCTCAACTCCATAAGAAGAGCCCCTGATACTGTGGGTGAGCTCCTGGAGAACTTCCAGTTCAGGGACGCCATGATGTCAGTGATTAAACTTGCAAAGAAGGGTAACAAGTACTTCAACGATCAGGAACCATGGAAGGCCATTAAGGAGTCACCTGAGAGGGCCTCAACATGCCTCTACCTCTGTAATCTCCTTGCGGCCAACCTCGGGAAACTCCTAATGCCCTTCATGCCGTCCTCAGCAGAGAGGGTGCTCTCCATCATGAACATGGAGGATGAATCATGGGGCTTTCATGAACCTGAACCGGGTAGGGTCGTAGAGAAGGCCCGGCCCCTCTTCTCAAAGATACCCGATGAGGTAATCGAGGAGGAGAAATCAAAACTCATCAAGGAGGAGGATAGTGTGTCTGAAACCGTGACAATCGATGACTTTGCAGCCCTGGACATCAGGGTGGGTATTATAAGATCAGCTGAGAGAATAGAGGGGTCAGATAAGCTCCTCAAACTCATGATAGACGTGGGTGAAAGGGAAATGCAGGTGGTTGCGGGTCTTGCAGAGAAGTACAGCCCCGAGGATCTCCTTGAAAGGAAGGTTACCGTCCTTGCCAACCTCAAACCCGCCAGACTCTTTGGTGTTAAATCTGAGGGTATGGTCCTTGCAACCGGTGAATCACTGAACATACTGGACCCCGGTGATGCAGGTATCGGTGAACGGATAATGTAGATGTGATACAACCTTCTGATAATTCGGTATGCTGTGCCTGGCTGGAGAATAGTATGAACGAATCAGGTCTAATTGCAAGGTCAGAAAGGTTTCTGGAGGGTATAAGGGATAGAAGGATCTCTGAAGACGATCTTAAGTCGCCGGAAGCACTCCTTAATCTTTACATCTACCTCCGGGGAAACCTTGAGGAGCTTCAGGATCTGAAGGAGGCCATGGAGCTGAGGGGCTTCAAGTACCCCTTCAGGTCAATATCCGGGTACAGCACCCACCAGTCCCCTGAAATCGCTGAGGACATCCATGACATAAAGAGGCACGCCCAGTACTTCCGCATGAAGGCATCTGTAAAGAAGAACCTCCTTGACAGGGTTAACTCCGCAATCTCATCCCACAGGATAGCCCTTGGTAACATTGAGGAGTACGTTTTCCTCACGTGCCATGAATGTTCAAGGACCCTGCGGCTGGGGGAGGTGGAGCTCCATGACCCGGCAGGGGGTGTTGAATGCCCCTGCGGATCAGATAACCTGAAGGTCAGGTTCAATGACCGGGCACTCTCCAGGCCGGAGATAATACCGCACCTCCCCCTCTCAGGGGATTACATGGTGAAGATGTCCGAGCTGAGCCTCTGGGCCAGAAAGGCCCTCAAGAAGATAATGAGGCTACTTAAAAATGAAAAGAAGGGGGCTGTAAGATCGGCCACCCTGGTTATAAGGGTCCTTGAGGATGGTAGGTGGATCAGAAGGCGCATAACCCTTGACAGTGAGGATGATGACTACGAGAGGATGCTGAGGCAGAGGTATGGGCCAAATGTGAGGGTGGAGCTGATACAGTTCCACAGGAAAAAATCCAGCATAGTGAATGACAGGTACACGAGGACCGCCCTTGCACTTGCATATGCCGGGCTATCCCAGAGGATAATAGATGAGATACGGGATGCGGTCTACAGGGAAAACCTGAGGGATTACGATGCCGTGGAGAGGTACCTGGAGATAGTCTTTGATGCCAGAACATATTCACCTGATCTCAGGATTTCCGAGGATGAACTCAGTGAGGTCCGATTGCAGAGGATGCACAGGCTAATCCATGAAGCAGGTCTTGGTGATGAGAACGGTAACCTGAACCCCCTGCTAAAGGAGGACCTGGAGACAATGGAGGAACTCAAGAGGGAGGTCTTCAGGGATGTTCCCGTGAACCTCATTCTCTGGGACGTTGCCTTTTACTACCTTGGAACATCCCTGGACCGCCGCTCCAAGTATTCTGGCCCCTTCCCCAACCTCAGACCCGTACTTGACAGGACACAGGTGAGGACCTTCGATGAGTTCAGTGAGGACGCCCTGGAACTCCTCAGAGGGTACTGGAACTGTGGAATGGTCTACATTGAGAACCTGGGGGATGTTCTCCTGAGGAAATTTGAAATTGAGGAGAAAATGAAGGGCCTGCACATGAAACCTGACCCCCTTGCATTTGGTGCTGCTGTGCTGCACATGGAGGCAGGTATTGATGCTGAAACATGCGCCGAACTCTTTCATGTGAATGTGGAGGACGTGGCCGATGAGGAGAGGAGCATTGAAAACCTGGGTAAGCCATCTACCGACAGGGCTAAAATGTTTCTTAACCTTATAAAAGGTGATTGAGTGGTTTTATGGCAGAAAAGATCCATTTGAATCAGCCCCTTACTTCAAGGCGGATAATTGAGATCCTTGAGAATAATCCTGACCTCAAGAAGATCACATGCCCCATAAGCCTCTATCACCGCACATCAAAGAGGTATCTTGAGGCCCTTGAGGAACTTGGAGTGGAGGTTGAACCCGTTAAGAGAATCGGGAGACCCCGGAAGTACACAGAAAAGGACGTTAAGATGGTTCAGAAACTTTTAAGGGAGGGTAAAACTCCAAAACAGATTTCGGGTATCACAGATATACCTCTGAAGACCGTCTACTATCTCAAGGGTGATATGAAACTGAAACGGGGCAAGAAGAGGAAGTATGACAAGAACACGCGCCTCAGAGTTCGTGAAATGGCCAGAAAGGGCGTTCCAGCCAGAAAGATTTCTGATGAGCTGGGGATACCCCTCAGAACAGTATACTATATAGTTAAGAATGGCTGATTATCTGAAAATTTATAAATGAATGGGTGCAGTTAATACTATAGGATAAAGCCGGTGATTTTATGGTTCTGAACTTTACACTTGAATATCCATCTGTACTTATCGTATCAATAATCTGCTGTATCATCTCATTTACATCAACGTATACAGTTATGCCAAAGCTCATAAGTAAACTCAAGGATGCCAACGTCGTTGGAAACGACATACATAAAATTTCAAAGCCCATCGTCGCGGAGATGGGTGGTATCGGGATACTCTTTGGGTTCACGATAGGAATGTTTCTCGGTATGTACTTTTTCCCGCGCCTCCACTACGAACTCATGGTGACGCTCCTTGTGATACTCCTCGTGGGTATAGTGGGGATGGTTGATGACCTTGTGAGGCTATCATCACGTGAAAAACTCTTCCTTCTATTCCTTGCAGGTCTCCCCATAATATGGGTGGCCCCCCCCAACGTTGGGATACTCTACATGATCATGATGCCCATTGCAGTCTCAATAGCATCAAACCTCACTAACATGCTGGCAGGCCTGAATGGTATTGAATCCGGTCTGGGTTCAATCGCAATGATATCCCTCACCGCCTCATGTATCATAATGGGCAAATACAATGTCTCCATAATAACCATGGCAATGCTCGGGGCCCTCCTGGCGTTCCTCATCTACAACAGGTACCCATCTAGGGTATTCCCCGGGGACGTGGGAACCCTAATAATAGGGGCCTGCATAGCCTCTGTTGCATTCATAGGTAGGATAAAGATAATAGCACTCATCGTCCTCCTCCCCAACATCATAGACGGTCTCCTGAAGTTCTACAGCGCAGGTGTCGTTGAGAGGCACAGGCACAGCCCCACAGAAATCTCAGAGGACGGTAAACTCATAGTACCCCCTGAGGGATTCAACTCCCTCATAAGGTGGATACTGAGAAGACCCATGACCGAGAAGAGGGTTGTGATGATAGTGTGGTCAATTGGGGTATTCTTCGGGGCCCTTGGGGTTATACTTGCATTCATACTCCCTCTGGACCCCTTCTAAGAATTTCTATGATGAGAAACTTTAGAACCTCAAGTGTTCAGGTACTAAGTCACCCGTCAGAGGCTTTAGGACCTGTTGTTGAGGTACCTCACAGCATATTATCTGCTTTTCTGACCTCAGAAACTGTAGAGCTTGTTGAGGAGCTCAAGGGTAACGGACTCCATCTCCCTCTCATCCAGTTTCTGGAATATTTCAACAGCCCCCCTGAAACCTGATGCAACACCCTCAGGGTTGTTCTCTATAAAGTCGAGGACCCCCATGAGGACCATTACAACGGCAAGTCCCATATCATTGTTTGTATTTTTGAAAAGATCCTCTGCCTTCTTAAGGTACTTTCTTGACTCGCTGAAATCCTCATTTTTAAGTGAATAGGCCCCCAGGAGCAGGAGCAATGACGCCTCTGTGGCTGTATCGCCAATATCCCTTGCAATCTGGTAGGCCTCCCTTATCTGGGATATGGAGTCCTCATAGGACTGTGACTGGTACATTGTAAGTGATTCAACCCTTTCCACGAGTCTGTCCAGGAATGGCTCGATGGCACCGAGGTCCACCTCTGCCATCTCAGGTTCAGCCTCCTCCTGGAGGCGGTTGAGGCTTGCTATATCTATGGCCTCCCTGATCTTTTCGACCTCCTTGATCTTTTCCCTCAGATCCTTTCTGAGTGGTGAATTAACAGAGTTATAAATCCGGAGCGCCTCCTTAAAGTACTCCATTGCAGTCTTGATTTTCCTATCACTGAGGTAGACGTCACCCATGGAGTCGAGGGCAAAAGCCATGAGCTCCTCGTCATTCATGTCCGAGGCCACCTTGTAGGCCCTTTCAAGGTAATCAAGTGCCTCACGGGTATCGCCCTCATCAGCATAAAAGGTGGCTATCCTTATGAGGGTGTCAAATTCCTCCTCAAGGAGTTCCTCAAGTTTGCGCAGGTACTTCTCCAGTGATTCGCCGCCCTCATCTCCCTTGAGAAAATCAAATATGCTCAGAATAATTAATATCATCTTCACAGCCCCGGATGTTCTAATAAAATATTATGTGGATATTAATTTAAATAGATATCCGCTAAAAGGAATCTGACAGTTAAACATCAGCCCATTGGAAATCTACAGCCAGAATCACCCCACAAATAAAAAGACATTAAGGAGTACCATCAGCCCACCAGAAGACCCTGTTCACCTATCCTGTAGGGCGCCTCCCTGGTCCCTGAGGGGGTACTGGCAGATATCATGGAGCCATCCATGCGGATATGCACATCAAAGAGGTCAGGGATCGCATTCTCTATTTCTGGATCAGCAACCCCCTCTGTGTAGGCCACCAGTCCTATTCCTTTAGCCTCCCTCACACGGTTATTGTAGGCCTTGAGCACCCTGAGCACAAGCCGCGGGGGGTTGAATGCCAGGAGAATTGATGCAGAGTCAAATGCTGAAAGGAATATGGCTGATTCCTGGTAGAGGCTCCTTGTGGCTATACCGACCTTGACCATGAGGTCTGTGGTGTTCTGAAGGGCCGAATACCTTATGTTCCCTGAATCCTGGGGTTTACCACCTCCAAGTCCTGTTGGGAGATCAATTACATGCATTTTATCACTGAAGGTCTGGATGAACCAGTTAAAGGCCATCGTATTCCTCTGCAGGTCCCTGTAACCATATTCTGCCGCTATGAAGAGACATGGGTTTCCAGCCTGGAGTCCCCTGTAGATGAACTCCATTGCAAGTACGGATTTGCCTGCCTTGGGGGGACCTGTGACCAGCATGACTGAACCAGGCTCCAGTTCACCCAGGATATCATCAAGTCCAGCTATACCGGTGGTGTAGTTCTCACTCATGATATCCCTCATGGGTTGACCTTAAGGCCCTTATCGTCTATGGTGTAGGGGGCACTGGCCCTTCCGACTCCTATCATGGCCTCAACTGTAAGTTCAGATCCATCGAGGTGTATTATGTTATCCACAACTGCCTTGAGCATGGTCTCAACCTTGGGGTCTGCTGATCCCTCGGTGTAGGTGACAATGGCAGTTCCGCCAGCGTCCTTGATCCTCATTATGTATGCTGTGAGGACTCGGACTATCAGCATCTCATCATTGAATGCCATTAGAGTTGTGAGGGAGTCCAGGACAGACCTGAATATGCTGTAGCCTGCAGTTATGTTCCTTATGGCAACCCCCAGTTTCACCATTATATCGGTAGGGTTATTCACAGATGATGAAAGATAGGTGTTGCCAGCATCAGATGCAGGTCCTGAGATGCTTGATATCGCGTCTATCACATATAGGAGTTCATTCTCCATGTAACTCTCAGCATCCATACCAAGAACCTGCATGTTCCTCTTGAGGTCCGCCAGGCCATAGTCTGTGGATATATAGAGACAGGGTTCACCCCTATCAGCACCCCCAGCCGCGAAACCATAACTGAATATTGATTTACCAACCTTCGGGGGCCCATAGACAAGTGTAACAGTATTTTCAGGGATCGCACCCCCACCAATGAGTTCATCAAGGCCCCTTATTCCTGAGGGAATTCTAACAATCATTTAACCACCATAGAGAAGTCCGAGGAGGGTTTCAAGTGCTTCTTTAACTCCCAATCCCTCTTTGAGTGAAACAGGTATTATAGGGACATCACCTCCAAGCTTCATCCTTGTTCTTATCTCATCAGGTGAGAGTGCCCCTGGAAGGTCCTGTTTATTGGCAACCACAACCTTTGGTATGGCCTCTGCCCTTGTCTTTCTTATCATCTCCTTGGCCCTAGCGAAGGTTTCAGGTGCGGTTGAGTCCACAAGTATGAATGCCCCAACAGCCTCCCTTGAGAGAACATCCAGTATTAGGTCGAATCTCTCCTGTCCTGGTGTACCGAAGATATCCGCCATGAACCCCTTATACTCGAGGTGACCTATGTCCATTGCAATGGTCGTTGGGAACGCCGAGAGGGCCTTTCTGTCAACAGAAACTGCTTTTGTGGATATGGACTTCACAAATGTGGATTTCCCTGAATTGTAGGGACCAGTCACCAGTATCTTGGGCACATAGACCTTAACTCCACCTGGCTGTACAACAAAGAAGAGAACCATGGTTTCAGGGGGCTTGGACCAGTCAGAATGGGCAACCATGAACCCCTGTCCTATTATGACCCTCTCCTCAATGGTCCTCAGATCAACGACACAGTCCATCAGTGATCTCAGTTTATCCATCAGCTCCCTTTCATAGTCCCATTCAGTGAAGAGGTAGACAAGGTTGACATCCAGTTCAGAGGCCCTCCTGTTCCATGCCTCAACAATTTCAAGGGTCTCACCGTTGCCCAGGTAATCTATTATTACAGATAGGCAGTTTATTACCCCCACACCACCAGGAATATCCTCTATTGCACTCAGAACTGTTTCCTTTATCTCTGAGTAATCACTGACAGTGTAACGCTCCTCTGATGGCATTCCAAGGAAGGGCGAACTTCCATCAACAAAAAACATGTTCCCATTCTCAATGTGGGCCTCTATGTCCCAGCCATAGGATCTGAATTCATATATTATGCTCTCAGGTTCCTCAACGTTGGTGAATATGAACCCCTTCCCACCCTCACCAAGGCGCCCGTTGAGCATCTGGTAACCGAATGCCTCATAGTCAACTCCGGGGGATGCCGAGAACATCACAGAAGCCCCCTCCCTCACTCCGCCGCCCAGGAGGTCGTCGAGTTTCGGGATGTAAGTCCTCTTCATGTTCACATCTCCCTTAGAATTTCATCAACCTGCGCTGCCCTTGAATCCATTTCAAAGAGCAGCAGACCAAGCTGTGCCTCCGGTTCTGCCAGGGCCGTGAATATGGCCTTCTCACCTGCAGGTTTGAGAATGATTATACCCTTCTCGGTTCTCACGGTTATCTCAGAAACGCCGCCAGTGTTCATCTGCCCTGATGCCGCCTCTGCAGCACCCATTATGGTTGAACAGAGGGCTGAGAATATCCTGGCATCAACATCTGGAGGTGTCCGTGCGTTTATGAGCAGCCCTTCCTTTGAAACAATACCTGCAGCCCTTATCTGACCGACCTGCATAAAAGCAGAGAGCACATCATCCAGTTTTTCCTTCTTTGTTTTGGCCATCAATACACCCCAGTGACTCGGTAACCGGTATCAGGAAGTGTCCCCGGCGATGAGTATTACAGTTTAATTATGTTGTTAACCCTTTATATCAGTTTACATCTGGCTACGGTGTAATCTAATGAGGAACCCACACCGCCTCAGATGTTGTGAAGACGTAGTGATATGAAAAGGCAGGGTTGTGGTAGGTACCGGTCAGGTTCTCTGTCCTGAAGGTCCGTGAGATGGATCTCCTCATACAGAAGTTCACCCTGTCAGAGAGGGACTCCCTCAGGAAAGACTCCATAGGTGGGCCAGAGAGCCATGCCCTCAGACGGAACTTCCTCCGCCCGTATGTGCTATTGTAGCCCTCGTCAATCATCTCAACCCTCAGAACCCTGACACCTGATGGCTGGAGTAGGGCCGGCTTCTGGTTCTGGTACTCTTCAAAGGTAACAGCAGGGTAGACTGCAAGGGTGTCAGTAGTAACCCCCTCCAGGGCCCCTGTTTTAGCAGCTGAATGGGCCGCCAGGAGTTCAAGCTGCATTCCAGCCTGACCAGAGATGAGTATGGCAATGAGGAGCCCGGCACCTGTAAGTAGCAGGTACTCAAGGGGTACCTGCCCTCCAGTGCAGCCATAGATATTATCTGCCCTCAGATTTGTCACAGATGAACCCCCCAGAGACTCCTCGTAGATATATCCAAGCTCAGAGCCTCACCTCCGAGACCATGAGGAGGGTCCTGTTATTTCTGCATGTGTTCCGTATTGAGTATTTCCTGCCTGCCTCAAGGTTAATTGATGCAGGGTTCCCCCTTGAGTCCGCAATGATAACAGGGCATATATCTGAGAACCCCCTGTAACCATCCGCCCAGCCATAGACCCCGGTTGAGTTGACCCTCAGCCTGTAGGCTGATGTGTGGTTGAGACGTGGTGGGA
Encoded proteins:
- a CDS encoding RAD55 family ATPase, with translation MIVRIPSGIRGLDELIGGGAIPENTVTLVYGPPKVGKSIFSYGFAAGGADRGEPCLYISTDYGLADLKRNMQVLGMDAESYMENELLYVIDAISSISGPASDAGNTYLSSSVNNPTDIMVKLGVAIRNITAGYSIFRSVLDSLTTLMAFNDEMLIVRVLTAYIMRIKDAGGTAIVTYTEGSADPKVETMLKAVVDNIIHLDGSELTVEAMIGVGRASAPYTIDDKGLKVNP
- a CDS encoding ATPase domain-containing protein, yielding MKRTYIPKLDDLLGGGVREGASVMFSASPGVDYEAFGYQMLNGRLGEGGKGFIFTNVEEPESIIYEFRSYGWDIEAHIENGNMFFVDGSSPFLGMPSEERYTVSDYSEIKETVLSAIEDIPGGVGVINCLSVIIDYLGNGETLEIVEAWNRRASELDVNLVYLFTEWDYERELMDKLRSLMDCVVDLRTIEERVIIGQGFMVAHSDWSKPPETMVLFFVVQPGGVKVYVPKILVTGPYNSGKSTFVKSISTKAVSVDRKALSAFPTTIAMDIGHLEYKGFMADIFGTPGQERFDLILDVLSREAVGAFILVDSTAPETFARAKEMIRKTRAEAIPKVVVANKQDLPGALSPDEIRTRMKLGGDVPIIPVSLKEGLGVKEALETLLGLLYGG
- a CDS encoding roadblock/LC7 domain-containing protein, encoding MAKTKKEKLDDVLSAFMQVGQIRAAGIVSKEGLLINARTPPDVDARIFSALCSTIMGAAEAASGQMNTGGVSEITVRTEKGIIILKPAGEKAIFTALAEPEAQLGLLLFEMDSRAAQVDEILREM